Part of the Lucilia cuprina isolate Lc7/37 chromosome 5, ASM2204524v1, whole genome shotgun sequence genome is shown below.
TGAAAATACTGAAGTTGAAAATTTGGCCGGCCATCACCTAATTATTATGGATAAGGATAGTTCACGTAAGACCCTACAAAAAGCGGCCTCATTTGGATCGCGAAATCGACCACCACGCCTGCTATCATCAGCCTCGACGGATGAGTCGTCAGAGGTGAATTTAACGGGCAAACAATTGAAACAACGATGGTCAGGATTGTTTGGAGTAAAAAATCCCCAACAGAGCCAGTTGTGTGAATTACTAAATAACTATTCGAAAAATGGTGTACCACAAAAAACTCCCGCCACTTTAAGTTTTGATCATCCTGATCTTGTCAATGCCATAGATTATTTAGATAATAGACATAAATCATGGATGGATATAGTCGAGAGTGGTAGCATGAATGACAGTGAGATGAGAATACAGACTGCCATTTGGGAATTGGTAACAACGGAAGTCGATTATATACATTGTTTACAAACGGTGACGGATGTAAgttaattattacaaattaaggGAACTTCatgttaattaattattgtttatagCTTTTTCTCGCCTGCTTGGAGTCAGTTCAGGAGGAGGGTTTGCTGAAAGAGGTCGATCAACATCGTTTGTTTGCCAATATTCGCGATATTTGTGAggctaatttaaaattttggacattttatttgtatccCATGGTGGCGCATAGTATTAATACCCGTGAACCCTTAAGAGTGGCTTTTTTCCAGCAGGGTTTTATAGCGTTTGCAAATATTTTCGCTCCCTATAAAAAGTACTGTGCTGAGCAGAGTACTTGTCAGTTTTATTGTAAAGAGTTGAATCGTACAAACTCTTTGTTTACCTCGTATTTGGCCTGGTGTGAGGCTCAGAAAATGTGCAATCGGTTACGTTTAGCTGATATTTTGGTGAGACCAATGCAGCGTTTGACAAAGTACAGTTTATTACTGGCGGCTATAAAGAAACACATGACAGATGTGGAGGAAATTGAAGCCATAGAGACCATGGTGAGTGAATTTAGTtgagttcaagttcagttctagttcaattctagttcagttctagttctagttcagttctagttcagttctagttcagttctagttcagttctagttctagttcagttctagttcagttctagttcagttctagttcagttctagttcagttctagttcagttttagttcagttttagttcagttttagttcagttttagttcagttttagttcagttctagttcagttctagttcagttctagttcagttctagttcagttctagttcagttctagttcagttctagttcagttctagttcagttctagttcagttctagttcagttctagttcagttctagttcagttctagttcagttctagttcagttctagttcagttctagttcagttctaattcagttcagttttagtttagttctagtttagttgtagttcaattctagtccaattctagttaagttctagttcagttctagttcagctctagttcagttctagctcagttctagtccagttcgagttcagttcaagttcagttcaagttcagttcaagttcagttcaagttcagttcaagttcagttcaagttcagttcaagttcagtttaagttcagtttaagttcagtttaagttcagttcaagttcagttcaagttcagttcaagttcagttcaagttcagttcaagttcagttcaagttcagttcaagttcagttcaagttcagttcaagttcagttcaagttcagttcaagttcaattcaagctcagttaaagttcagttcagataaagttatattttagttcagttttaaagccatttttttaaataatgcctCTTTGTTTTTACAGCTTCATACCaccgaaaattttgtttttagcgTTAATAATCATTTAACTACTAGACAAGAAAATGAGCGTTTAAAAGGTGTTATGGCGCGCATAGAATCCTATGATGTGGTGGTAAGTTTTTACCATTTTCTATTGAGTATTCCAAATTATAACCTTTTCATTTTGCCCTTTTTTCCATAGGACACCAACAATGAACATTTGGAAAAGATGATTAAGCAGTACAGTCAAATGTTCGATTTGTGTGGTCCCATGAAAGGCTGTGCCTCTCAACATGTCCGACATTTATTCATGGAGGGCGATCACAAATACAAAGACAATCTCGGCAAAGTCGAAGtgcattgttttcttttaaccgACATGCTATTGGTGTGTAAATCAATAGCGAAAAAGGGTTTGGGTACCCTTAAAGTGATACGACAGCCATATCTAACCGATAGGCTTATAGTACAACATTCCAATAATTTATTAAGTTGTGTTTATCTAAATGAATTCCAAGTGGCAATAAGTGCATTTACTCTACAGTGTACAGAGGCTAAAAATTGGTATGAAGCTTTGAAGAGAGCTAAAATGATATATACGCGCTTAAAGCAAAGTTCTATGGTAAATCCTTGGGACTCTATGCGTTATGTGAGCAGTGCGGCTGATTCATTGGGTGTTAAGAAATCACCCATGAATTCATCCATATGCTCGCATGTGACGAGTGCTAATAATAGTCATAGTGGTTCAGTGGAATGGAATGATTCACGTAATATTTCAGTGGATTTTGATAAAACCAATTCACTGTCCAGTGATGAAGGTTG
Proteins encoded:
- the LOC111686305 gene encoding pleckstrin homology domain-containing family G member 5 encodes the protein MFPNTIASISSTLTTAYPLTPSSLSPPLPQYQHSAKRCLSPVRSYHPKIPPYSCTRLSTRLTPTIYTQAPQQQPTTKSLPNNLNSPTSQTPSCTTTTTAACCKSRICSAHVGSAPCSSSNLQLQCSSTNITHHHYHTNKFQSEAFSADTGHAAVSVSSATTTNSTGSQHTLKALPLPSVNDNNAAASTSTLSFPLGEVGSISSTTISSASSLQPPGGCITPTSYKKKSSFLQRKKPILTRSEDTLSFFYYFLKNVYTQTLIDGNALSQSLRRRNLSFTQLTITDSNDNNQTPAFLEAGTSPLQTSLDENTEVENLAGHHLIIMDKDSSRKTLQKAASFGSRNRPPRLLSSASTDESSEVNLTGKQLKQRWSGLFGVKNPQQSQLCELLNNYSKNGVPQKTPATLSFDHPDLVNAIDYLDNRHKSWMDIVESGSMNDSEMRIQTAIWELVTTEVDYIHCLQTVTDLFLACLESVQEEGLLKEVDQHRLFANIRDICEANLKFWTFYLYPMVAHSINTREPLRVAFFQQGFIAFANIFAPYKKYCAEQSTCQFYCKELNRTNSLFTSYLAWCEAQKMCNRLRLADILVRPMQRLTKYSLLLAAIKKHMTDVEEIEAIETMLHTTENFVFSVNNHLTTRQENERLKGVMARIESYDVVDTNNEHLEKMIKQYSQMFDLCGPMKGCASQHVRHLFMEGDHKYKDNLGKVEVHCFLLTDMLLVCKSIAKKGLGTLKVIRQPYLTDRLIVQHSNNLLSCVYLNEFQVAISAFTLQCTEAKNWYEALKRAKMIYTRLKQSSMVNPWDSMRYVSSAADSLGVKKSPMNSSICSHVTSANNSHSGSVEWNDSRNISVDFDKTNSLSSDEGCTFLGAHGFPVKGKTLTTISPQKLKVNTTSSSNMLTVQPLNHLGQSLPNLNLHHSHTNNTLLVPGTANSAHSGNLLLSPSHRGISYPPPSPTR